A single region of the Changchengzhania lutea genome encodes:
- a CDS encoding DUF6706 family protein yields MTVLEAIQANPVFIDVSVNHINTVLSSRSIDGSATYTESSLKDVELVTADLYMDKVLLPKFKEGQLSVEYNTSLLKNRALALYNKYEDSKALEYSPQPINVGVSDASNDY; encoded by the coding sequence ATGACGGTTCTTGAAGCCATACAAGCTAATCCTGTGTTTATAGATGTTTCTGTAAACCACATAAATACTGTGTTAAGTAGCAGATCTATTGATGGGTCTGCTACCTATACAGAAAGTTCTTTGAAAGATGTTGAGTTAGTAACCGCTGATCTATATATGGATAAAGTGCTGTTGCCTAAGTTTAAAGAAGGTCAACTATCTGTTGAATATAATACGTCGCTCTTAAAAAATAGAGCGTTGGCATTATACAACAAATATGAAGATTCTAAAGCTTTAGAATACAGTCCGCAACCCATTAATGTAGGTGTTTCAGACGCTAGCAATGATTACTAG
- a CDS encoding major capsid protein, protein MVASIFKNYIAKYFPSIAKGITEKVNDTENEIQYEYKKYLKKDFSTDMKWQSLSSNTSVVAADVVSLDSELSLKKRGSYASAEGEVPKLGMIKALTESALQALKNLKARGGKELQLVQKIFEDLADSVKGVHERLDIMFLQAMSEGVTLIDDTNNTGVGIRIDFGIPSGNQFGVGKLWNDANATPVDDIENVINKARGNGHALKYLWMDKTTFNLFKKNAQLKDAFAGFQKVDAALIFRLKKEDIQSYLTDEFGVTLIIIDKMVQIEKGGKKVAVEPWKRGNVTLTSTLDMGTLTYGELAEVDHPVENVEYSVIDDFILGSLFRTNNPLKENTSVQALAIPVLDNVDSIYIMDTNEAESDDDAQTEGDANFNYNGTNYTKVSVVAGINAAREVDKQVPVATVAQQDSTLSNKIDALSKEGIVLFEAELVASI, encoded by the coding sequence ATGGTAGCATCAATATTCAAAAACTATATTGCTAAATACTTTCCAAGTATAGCAAAAGGTATTACCGAAAAGGTAAACGATACGGAAAATGAAATTCAGTATGAATACAAAAAGTATTTAAAGAAGGATTTCTCTACAGATATGAAATGGCAATCATTAAGCTCTAACACAAGTGTTGTGGCTGCCGATGTTGTTTCTTTAGATTCTGAACTTTCATTGAAGAAAAGAGGTTCTTACGCTTCTGCAGAAGGTGAAGTGCCAAAATTAGGAATGATTAAGGCTTTAACTGAAAGCGCATTACAAGCCTTAAAAAACTTAAAAGCCAGAGGTGGTAAAGAGCTTCAATTGGTTCAAAAGATTTTTGAAGATTTGGCTGATAGTGTAAAAGGCGTTCATGAGCGATTAGATATCATGTTCTTACAAGCTATGTCTGAAGGTGTAACGCTTATTGACGATACTAATAACACAGGTGTAGGGATTCGTATTGATTTTGGTATTCCATCAGGAAATCAGTTTGGAGTTGGGAAACTTTGGAATGACGCCAATGCAACGCCAGTTGATGATATTGAAAATGTTATCAATAAAGCTAGAGGCAACGGACATGCATTAAAATATCTATGGATGGATAAAACCACTTTTAATCTCTTTAAAAAGAATGCACAACTTAAAGATGCTTTTGCAGGGTTTCAAAAAGTAGATGCTGCTTTAATTTTTAGATTGAAAAAAGAGGATATCCAAAGCTATTTAACCGATGAATTTGGAGTAACGCTTATCATAATTGATAAGATGGTACAAATTGAAAAAGGTGGTAAAAAAGTAGCAGTTGAGCCATGGAAACGAGGTAACGTAACCTTGACTTCTACTTTAGATATGGGAACTTTAACTTATGGCGAATTAGCCGAAGTTGACCATCCTGTTGAAAATGTTGAATATAGCGTTATTGATGACTTCATTTTAGGCTCTTTATTTAGAACCAACAATCCTTTGAAGGAAAATACAAGTGTACAAGCGCTCGCAATTCCTGTTTTGGACAATGTTGACTCTATCTATATCATGGACACAAACGAAGCCGAATCAGATGATGACGCACAAACAGAAGGCGATGCTAATTTCAATTATAACGGAACGAATTATACTAAAGTATCTGTTGTAGCTGGTATTAACGCAGCGCGTGAAGTAGATAAACAAGTGCCTGTGGCAACTGTTGCACAGCAAGACAGCACGTTATCAAACAAAATAGATGCACTCTCAAAAGAAGGTATCGTATTGTTTGAAGCTGAGTTGGTAGCTAGCATATAA